TCTTCGATCATCATGACCTCAGTCCGGAAATGTATGAAGCTAAGTATCGGCGGCGCGATATTTTTTATCATGGATTACGCTGGGCTGAACGCTTGACCTATGCCACAGCAGACATGGTAATTTCAACGAACGAGTCACACCGAGAGGTAGCTCTTAAGCGTGGGCATAAGAAACCAGAGAAAGTATTTGTAGTTCGTAGTGCGCCGGATCTTTCGCGCTTTCGCCGAATGCCTCCAAACCCCAATTACCGTAGAGGCAAGAACTATTTGATAGGTTACATGGGTGTCATGGGAGAACCAGAGGGTATTGATTATCTTCTGAGAATGGTATATTACATTGTCCACAAAAAAAATCGCTCTGATATTCACTTTATGCTAATTGGCAGTGGACCTATGGCAGAAAAGCTCAAGGATTTATCTAAAGAGTTAAAAGTGAATGAGTTTGTAGAATTTACAGGGTTTAAGCAAGGTGAAGAACTTTTAGAGCGACTTTCCAGCTGCGACGTGTGTGTAGAACCTTCTCCAACATCTGCTTATAACGAAAACTGCACCATGAATAAAATCCTTGAATACATGGCAATGGGAAAAGCAATTGTCCAGTTTGATTTGCGAGAGGGAAGACGTTCTGCACAAGAAGCATCTCTTTATGCAAAGCCTAACGACGAGGTGGAATTTGCCGAGAAAATTTTGGAACTTCTAGATTCTCCTGAACGCAGACAAAAGATCGGATCTGAGGGGCGACGCAGAATGGAGGAGATTCTTGAATGGCAATATCAAGCTCCAAAACTGTTAGATGCTTATGATAAAGTTTGGCAAAGTAGGTAGTTACTTTAACTTTCAGAATTACCATATTAAGTAAGTTGAGTAATGAGTAGATGTTTATGGTCAAAAATTACAAACTGACTAAAGATCAAGTTTTTTACTTGACTTTGAAATTTTGCCTTTGGCTAAGATAGTTGATCTGACAATGAATATAGCCGTATAATATCCAAGTAAAAAATCAAGTCTTTGATCATCCAGAAATAAATTTGAATGAATATTAATGGTTTATAACTAATGCAAAAAAATCTAATGCAAAAAAAAATTAATTGAACGTCCTGTTACTAAAGGGTTGATTTAGGGGACGGCAGTTATAGTTAGGAAGTAGTTAACTGACCTCAAATCCCAAAAAGAACAAGGTTTTTGCTCAATAAAGGTATACATACCACTGTTAAATATTTGTACTAAATGGGGACTAAATTTTTAACTTAAATAATCTATACTACGATACAGTTCAGTTAAGCACTTGTTGCGTCTTTGGCGGTTCGTTAAAAAAATGATTTTGATAAAGAGTTAAGCTTTAAGTGAACCGTATTGGTCTATACTATATTTTATATTGTAAAATTATACATAATCAGTATTGTAAATTGCACTGGTTTGTGGCTGTTATAAGTCAATTTTGAGTTTCTTGCTTAAGACCTGTACTTTGGAAGATTTATGTCAGAAAAATCTATGGAATCTAGAGAATCTATTGATTTAGACCTTAATCGTTACTTATTGATATTGAAACGGTGGTGGGTGCCTGCTTTTAGTGTATTTGTGGCGACAGTTATTTTAAGTGCTATATCTACAAAATTTCTGAAGCCAGACTATGAAGCAGAAGGAAAACTGTTATTCAGAGTTCCCAGTTTTAAAGTAGCAGGCAATAATCTTTCCCCTGGTAGCTCTGAAGGAGGAGACTCAGGAGATTTAAAACCATTGGTAGCAACTCAAAATCCCATAAGCAGTCAGATAGAAGTTATTTATTCGCCAGCTTTGTTGCAACGGACAATAGACAAACTACAACTCAAAGACAAGGAAGGTGAACCTCTGGAGGTGAAAGCACTACAAAAAGCCCTGAACCTAAAAATTATTGGTGGGACAGATGTATTGCGTATTAGTTATAGCAGTCACGATCCTGAAGAAGCAGCGGCAGTAGTCAACACAGTTATGAGGTTTTATTTAGAAAATGATATTCTGACAAATCGCTCTGAAGCAGGAGCGACTCGTCAGTTTATGGCCAAGCAACTTCCTACGACTCAAGCTGCTGTTAATAATGCGGAAGTAGCGCTACGTATATTTAAACAAAAGCATCAGATTGCAGATTTATCCGAGGAGACAAGATCAGCTGTCGCGACTATTGGAAATCTAGACAATGAGATGAATACTGTCAAGGCTCAACTGAATGAGGTAAATGCCCAAACCAATGAACTGCGGAAGAAAGTAGAGCTAAATTCTCAGGAAGCGATCGCTGTGAGTGCCCTCAGTCAGTCACCAGCAGTACAGGGAATTCTTACACAACTCCAAGAGACTGATCGGCAGTTAGCGGTTGAGCGCAGCCGTTTTCTAGATGACAACCCTATAATTATTAACTTAGAAGCAAAAAAAACCAATTTAAAATCTCTCTTGCAACAGCAAGTTGGTCAGACTATTGGCAATCAAACACAACTTCCCCAGAGCCTATTGCAGATTGGAGAACTCAGACAAAGCCTGATACAAAACTTTCTGCAATCAGAAATACAACGTTTTGGCTTAACTCAAAGACTCTCCTCTCTATATAATTCTCGTGCTAGCTATGAACAGCGGGTGAAACTTATACCCCAGTTGGCACAAAACCAGCGTGAGTTAGAACGGAAAGTTGAAGTTGCAGAATCGACCTATCAAACTCTATTGAAAAAGGTTCAAGAATTACAGTTAGTTGAAAATACAAATACACCTAGTTCTCGAATTATTGCTCAGGCTTTAGTGCCCAAAGATCCTACATTAACCAAAAAAATAATTGTTTTGGTGCTAGGAGTAATGTTTGGTTTGTTTTTTGCAACCACAACTGTTCTCTTTCTCGCTATGAGAGATAGATCTCTAAAAACGCTTAAGGAAATTAGAGATGTATTTGGATATACTTTGCTCGGAATTGTTCCTTTGTCTGTCAAAAAGCTGCGTTCCCGTGATTCAAATGCAGAATCAACATCTCAAACAGTTGCCGTCAGGGATACTCCCCACTCTTTAACGAGTGAAATGTATCGGATGATTCAAGCAAATCTGAAATTCTTAAGTTCAGATAATTTGCTCAAAACCATTGTAATAACTAGTGCAATTCCTAAAGAAGGCAAGTCTACAGTTTCAGCGAATTTGGCAGCAGCGATCGCTCAACTAGGACGTAAAGTTTTACTAATTGATGCAGATATGCGAGTTCCTTCTCAGCATCATCTCTGGCAACTAACCAATGAAGTTGGTTTGAGTGAGGTTCTTGTAGGCCAGGCTGAATTTGAAATTGCCGTATCTAAGGTAATGGACAACCTTGATGTTTTAACTGCTGGAGTTAGACCTCCCAACCCACTTGCTTTGCTTGACTCAAAACGGATGGCATCACTCATTGAGAATTTCTCATCTCAGTATAAGTATGACTTTGTAATTATTGATGCCCCTCCACTGCTTTTGGCAGCCGATGCTTTGACTTTAAGCCAAATGACTGATGGTATTTTGTTAGTAGCCCGACCCGGAGTAATTGATTCCAACAGTGCTAATGCTGCTCAAGAGATATTAGAGAGATCCAGTTATAACGTTCTAGGTTTAGTAGTCAATGGAGTCATTGATAAAAATGAATCTAGTAGTTATCGATATCATTCTCACGAATATTTTAAACCAAGAGAGTTGACAAAAGAGCTTAAAGGACTGGCGAAGAAATAAAGCTTCTAAAAGATTATTTTAGGAGTTACATCAAGTCCGGATAAATATTTATTAATAAAGACTGACGCAAAGACGCAAGAAGTTTGAAATAATAAGTAATTAACCGGACTGATAATTATATAGCGATCCTATATAGGATCAGGTATATCTTTACCAGTACAAGAAAAGCTATATTAGGTGTTATGGATAATTTTCTGGATGCTAGTCCGATTTCTTTAGGTATTGCCACTCCAATTTAATTGGGTTTATTAGGGTTTTTGTTCGCCTCGAAAGTACCTCCATGCACAAAACAAAACCCTAATTCATCCAAATACTTCAGGTCTATTTCTCCAGTAGCCGCACATAATTCCCGCATCTGTATTCTGCTTTGCTTGTTTCTGCGGTCGGACGATGGCGTCTTGTTTTCGTTTGTAGCTCCTCTTCGCCCGTTTTCAATTGGGTTGTAGACAAGAAATCTGTATAAGTAAGAACTTTACCATACAACCCAATACCATACTTTTAACTACTACCGATTTTCGTATGCTCCTCTATCGGGTGCATAACCGGACACACGAGGATTGCCTAGAAAATCGGTTTTCAAACTATTCCACTTTAAACCACTATTAATTGCCGGACTTGTTGATTTCAATCTAAAGTCACGAGATGAGGCATTAACAAACTGCGGATCTCCAATCATATCGTTAGATCCTGTAATCTTGATCGTCGAATTACTGGGATAAACATTGTAGTTATAATTGACGTTGACATTTTTCATATTGCTATTCGCAGCATTACCAGGGGAAGGATACATAATGTTATTGAAAATTTTGACATCAGACGAATAACCCGCATAAATTTCGCCCTTTCCCTTTTTTTTAACTTCTGGACTTTGCTGATTCCTATATGCTGTGTTGTTGATAATATCGATACGCTGACTATCATGGGAATGAATACCTGAACCGCCATTATTGTAGGTGAGATTGTTCGCAACTAAAACCCTTCCTCTATATCCTTTTGAAACATCAACAATAATGCCATTACCATCTGAGATCGTTCCGGAACCAATCCAAGGAACGTACATTCGATTGTTGTAGCTCCTGTTATTGGTTACAAATATCTTGTATCCCTGGTTGTTGTCAGAACTCCAATTATTAAGCATGGAAATGCCACTGCAACCATGAACTGTGTACCAAGCGTTATTGTATACAGTGTTATTATCCACCTTCACATAATCAGCTTGGATTGCTGAGATACCTGCTCCTCCACAATCATGCACTTTGTTGTTCAGAATATTGATGTGATGAGAACGGCCTTTGTTTCCTCCTTCAATGCTTATGCAATTTCCGCTAGTAAGCGGATTTGATGTGTTATATTTCTGACTTAATGCATAATCACGGGTGATATTAGCATTGTTCCCTATGACCTCCAGCCCATCAATCTCGATATATGAAGCTCCATTTGAAATCACAATACCATTCCATGTATTGTGCTGAATTTTTGGTAAATGCCCAGGATATGCTTTATATTTAATCCATGCATTTGCAGTTCCAGAACGTTTAATACTTAGTACAGAACCTCTTTTGGACCCATTCTTGTATTGCCCATTCATAATCAGTACCGTGTCGCCAGGATTAGTAAGGTTTGCTGCCCTTTGAAGTGTCCTAAAAGCGGATGAGGTAGAGAGTCCGCTGTTTCTGTCGTTTCCGTTACCACTAACATAGTATGTTGTCGCAGTTGAAATACCACTGATCAGCTTGCGGCTAGGTAGTGGTATTTCCTGAATAGTGGATGGCTGAGGAACATCTTTAAATAAAGACTCTGTTACTCTCTGTCCTTGAACCAGACCTGTTAATGCCCAGGGAAGTACAAGAGATGCGCTCAAACTGAGAAAACCGAAACCATGAATCATCATAGGGAAAAAATAGGGTATGTTGCAAAAACTCAATCATTAACGGTTAGTAACTCTAGCCTTAGTTAATAACCCAGTATTGGATACGGTCGTATCACTGCCACTTGTAAGTTTATACACGGTTTTATAAGTTTAAACCTGCGCATTTTCGCGTAAATATGGCTGAACCACCTTTTGAGCTTGTGTTCCAAAAAATCGCAAACATCTGATAAGATCACTGAATAAAAAATATCAGTATCCAGAGTTACCCTATTCATGAACACCAAGCAACCGTAGAAATGGCGTCATTTCCAATTCGACATCATTCTACTGTGTATACGCGGTATCTGTGGTTAAAATAGTATATCTGTCATCAATTAGTTAATTTACTTAAATAATTCTTATGATAATAAGAATCACTAAATGACTAAAAAGCAGTTATTGACTGGTGTTTACAGAATCTGCTTTCTAAAAGATTCTCATTATCATAAGAAATCCGAGTACCTACAATAAAGATTTCAAAAGTCTATCAATGCACATTATGAACTTATAGTGAGAGTTTTAAAGTTTACAGTATTTCTCTATGAGTAATATTACTTAAAATTATTATAATGACTAATGACGGATATATAGAAGTAGTCAGATAGCTTAGAATATTGGCAAATCATAAGAGAGCGGCTATAGCAGACTTATCGTAACAGTATGAAGCCGCTATAAAACACAATTTGCAAGAAGCGATGCCTTGTGGAACATCTGCTATGTTTAACTTGCTTTTGATTAAAGGATAGTGCAATTTTAGGGACGAAGACGGTTGACCAACGCCCCCAATTTGCATCTATCTCTTAAACTAGAGTCCGAATAAGTTCAAAAGATTAAAGATAACACCTAGAGGTCCAGTTATAGTGTTGACGGTATCGCCAGTCTTAGCTGAACCAGATCGGTTGACAACTACAACGTCATTATTGCGGAGTATAGGATTAGTTTGCTCATTAATCCCAGCGGAGAAATCCACTTTTACTATACGTTTAGTGACAGAACCATTAGGGTTCAGGCGAATCAAATCAACAGCACTACTACTAGCTCTGGCATCATTAAATCCGCCAGCGGCGAGTATAGCTTGATTTAAAGAGCTATTTGGCTGAACGTCTGTTAGACCCGGTTTTTTAACTTCGCCTACCACACCAACCTGAATTCGTGTAGGAGACAAAGTAGTGGTAGCTAATTGAGTAGCTTCTGCGGGGTTAATTTCAGTTGCCGTCGGAATAACAATCGTATCTCCGTCTTGCACAATGATGTCTTGATTGGCATCACCACTCTGTAACAGTTGCCAAAGATTAATATCTATAGATTGTTCTGAGCCAGTTCTTGTAGGTCGGCGTAGCTTGAGATTACGCACATCAGCTTGTGCTGTAATTCCGCCAGCTAATTGAATTACCCGTGTCACATTTGGTAAACCATTGGGAGTGGTAGTACCACTGTTAGTGGTTGTGCCCCCCTGTGCATCTGCGTTAGCTGGGGTGACAAGATACGAACCAGGACGGTTAACTTCACCAATAATTGTTACTGTGCGGGGTGTGGTTTGACTGGCGGCAAAGTTGGATGCAAATATATTACGAGATTCTGCCACGTTGAAGTTGGTTGCTGTTGGCACAACTATAGTGTCTCCATCCCGCAAAGTAATATCCTGCGATAACTTCCCTGTTTGAATGAGTTCTTTCAAATTGAGGGTGACAGCTTGCTCTGAAGAACGTCCTATTCTACGCCGTAATTGAACTTGAGTCACATCCGCAGCTAAAGTCACTCCCTGCGCTGTTGTTAATGCAGCTAATACAGTGGGGTATTGTACGCCTGGATTATTCCCGGCGCCTCCGCTCAAGCTTAGAGTGTAAGCCCCAGGACGTGTCACCTCTCCAGCAACGAAAATATTGATGGGACGAGGGGATAACAGATTGACTGAGATTAAGGGGCGTTTGAGGAAGCGAGCATATCTTCTAGCTATTTCGTCAGAAGCTTGTTCAGTTGTTAGCCCTAGTACCGACACACTGCCAATTAAAGGTAGGTTGATTGCTCCACCAGGGGGAATTTGGTATTCACCTGTATATTCAGGTACTTCAAATACATTTACACGAATGAGATCGCCGCCTCCTAATGAATAATTAGTATCTAATAGTGTTTGTGTGGTTGGTGGTTGTGTAGTTGGGGGTAATGGTTGTCCCTGAGCTAGACTGGCAGATGACACAGCGGCATTGACAGCAGTTAACAAAGCCATACCTACAGCTGGCTGAATTAAGAATTTAGACAAACTTTTGTTAAGCATATTTACCTGAGACTCTGAAACTACGATCAATAAAGTACTGTCTAAACATTTTTATTTTGACTATACCTAAGTATTCAAGTTCCCCGACACTCTTATTTTCCTAGAAAAGTGTGATTTTCCGGAGGAAATTTGTTTATTGAAGTTAAATTTTTAGTGAAGTTAGCTTAAAGTTAATGTTGCTTGAATAGAGGAATATCAAAAAATATAGGATTTACGCAAATAAACCCAGTTTCTACAATAAATTGTTTGTTAGCTAACAATCAAGTAGTGACGAATAAATTTTTATTGTCAAAGTTAATTTGATGACATTTAAAATCTGCGATGAGTAGTAAGGGACTACTGAAATTAGGAACAAGTTCATTAAATAAATACAAATAACCTTGAAAAGATGTCGAAATTTTATTTTTTTTAGGTTGTGTTGGGCAAAGAGAACTCAAAAATGCAGAATTTTGGGTTTTCTTCTTCAACCCAGTCGACAATTTACTATTTGGCAACAAGACTAATTTAATAAGTTGTTTTTTCTTTGGATTTGTTGAATAAAAAATTCTTCTAGGGAGTGACGTGATAAGTTCATGGCGATAATTTTACCTTCCATGAGACGAAGACTGGCAAGAAAATCATAGTAATCATCTTGTAGTGTACCGTGCCAGGAACCATCAGGCTCAAATATGAGGGTGGGTATCCATTTTTTGAGAATTTCCCAGTCACCACCTTGACCTTTTACTTGATATGTGTTCCTACCGCCTAAGAGTTCATTGAGCGAACCAGAGCAAATTAGTTCACCTTGAGCGAGGATGGCAATGCGATCGCAAATCTGTTCTACTTCACTCAGAATGTGACTATTAAAAAAAATCGTCTTCCCAGCGGCTTTGAGCGCCAGAATAATTTCCCGCATTTGGTAGCGTCCCACCGGATCAAGCCCAGACATTGGCTCATCCAGAAAAACTAAATCTGGCTCGTTAATTAGTGCCTGTGCCATCCCAACACGCTGTAGCATTCCTTTGGAATAGCGGCGCAGCAGTTTTTTACGGGCATCGGCTTGGGATAAACCGACTAATTCCAGCAGTTGGGGAATGCGTTGGCGTTGGACACTCTGGGGAATTTGGAATAGTCCAGCGGCTAGCTGCAAAAATTCCCAGCCAGTGAGATAGTCATAGAGATAGGGATTTTCTGGTAGATAGCCGATATGTTGCTTAACATTGCGATCGCCTATGGGTTTACCCAACAACGATCCTCGTCCAGAGGTGGGATGAATAATTCCCAGCAATAATTTTAAAAGGGTGGTTTTGCCAGCACCGTTTGGCCCCAGCAACCCAAAGGTTTCGCCTTTGTAAACCGTTAAAGAACAGTTTTTGAGAGATACGACTTTTTGATTTAGCCAAAAACCGGTGCGATAGACTTTTCGCAACTCAGAAGTTAGAACTACTGGCGGAGTGTCTGTCGTATTAAGTTGAGAATTAGGGTCATCTGCAACAGACTTCATCTCGGTTAAATCACTATTTATCAGCTTGGTATTAATTAAAAATTACCCGGTAGGCTGATAATAACCATCAACAACTTGTGTGTCAATTATCGCGAACTGAGGACTGGGGAAGAAGCAAGGGAGCAGGGGAGGCAGGGGAGCAGGGGAGCAGAGAAGTTGCAGTAAGTTTTTTCCCCTCTGCCCCTCCGCATCTCTGCCTCTTTTCGATGCCCAACCTCCAATGCCCAATTTGACTCCTTTTCATAGAACTCCCTTAGAACTGGGAATTAAGCCAGCACGTCGGGGATCAATTTCCACCGCCTGGCGTGTTGCTCTTGCAAAAGCTTTAAATGTCGCTTCAATGATGTGATGGGAATTAATGCCATCCAGTTGCCGAATGTGCAGTGTCATCTGGCTATGGTTTACCAGTGCCACAAAAAATTCTCGCACCAGTTGAGTGTCATAGGTTCCTACCCGCTGAGTAGGAATTTGCAAGCCGTAGCTGAGGTGAGGCCGTCCAGAAAAGTCTAGCGCTACCTGAACTAAGGCTTCATCCAGCGGTGCAAGAAAATTACCAAAGCGGACAATACCTTTTCTGTCGCCTAGTGCTTGGTTAAAAGCTTGCCCTAAAGTAATGCCTACATCTTCGTTGGTGTGATGATCGTCAATTTCCCAGTCTCCCTTGGCTTGAACATCTATATCAATCAGCCCGTGGGAGGCAATTTGATGCAACATATGATCCAAAAACGGAATACCTGTTGCTGCTGTACAAGTTCCTCTACCATCCAGGTTGATGGTGACTTGCACATTAGTTTCACCAGTGGTGCGGTGAACAGTGGCAATGCGAGGGGTTTGGGTTGAGCGATCGTAGTTTGAATTAACTTGGCGATTGGTTGTTTGCATGGGGAGTGGAAAGAGTTAGGAGTTAGGAGTTATGAGTTAGGAATTAAGAACTATGAGTTATGAGTTATAAATTTTTAACTCTTAACTCCTCATTCCTCACTCCTAACTTTCTTACTCCTAACTCCTAACTTTATCGCGTCACATTCCCATAATTTCATATCCTGCATCTACATAGAGAATTTGTCCGGTAATTCCACTGGACAAATCACTACACAAGAAAGCCGCAGCGTTGCCCACTTCTAACTGAGTGACGGTGCGTCGTAGGGGAGCTACTTCTTCTACATGATGAATCATATCTAAAATCCCACCCACTGCTGAAGATGCCAAGGTACGGATGGGGCCTGCGGAGATGGCATTCACGCGAATATTTTGCGGCCCTAGTTCAGCAGCTAGGTAACGCACACTCATTTCTAACCCTGCTTTGGCAACTCCCATAACATTGTAGTTTGGGATTGCTCTGACACCGCCTAAATATGTCAAGGTGACGATACTACCTCCCTCTGTCATCAAAGGTTTGGCTGCACCACTTAACTGCACCAGCGAGTAGGTACTAATTTCTAAAGCGGTGTTGAACCCAGAACGAGAGGTTTGGCTAAAATCTCCACTTAAATCGTCTTTGCTAGCAAAGGCTAGACAATGGATGAGGATATCTAGCTTTCCCCACTGTTCGCGGATTGTCTCAAAGGTAGATTTAATTTGGTCTTCATCTTGGACATTACAGGGAAGAAACAAGCTGGGGTTGAGAGGTTCTACCAACTCCGCAACTTTTTTCTCCATCTTGCCGCGTTCATCCGGCAGGTAGGTAATGCCCAGGTTTGCTCCAGCTTTGTGCAGTTGTTGGGCGATGCCCCAGGCGATCGAGCGGTTATTGGCAATACCTGTAACAAGGGCATTTTTTCCAGTCAGATTTAGCATAAAAATTGTTAATGCGATCGATCATTAGGAGCATACTAGAATCTGAGGCACGTTTAGTCTTTGTTTTATACAGGATTGACAAAAATGAATATTGATAAGGGTGTTTGCTGTGACAAAAATCTTGATTTTTTATAAAGATATTCTCAAGATATCTTTATTTGTTCTTCAAAAAACCTTTTGAATACAGCTATTGGAACTACTTATCAACAATTAGTAGCTGAAAGGATCAAGAATTATGTATCATTGTAAACAAAGAGTTATGAAGAGATTAGTTTGAGTATAGGAAAGTACAGAAAGGTTGACGGTGCTTTATTCATTTTTCGGGTGTATTCTTAGGTAATCAGTTTTTGTTTTTCCGGCATTGGGTAGGGGAAGGGAGATGATCGTGACACAAGATAAAGCCCTAGCAAATGTATTTCGTCAGATGGCGACCGGGGCGTTTCCGCCAGTTGTGGAAACGTTTGAACGCAATAAAACGATCTTTTTTCCTGGCGATCCTGCCGAACGAGTTTATTTTCTTTTGAAAGGTGCTGTTAAACTTTCCAGGGTGTACGAGGCAGGAGAGGAAATAACGGTAGCGTTGCTGCGGGAAAATAGTGTTTTTGGTGTATTGTCATTGCTGACAGGAAATAAGTCGGATCGGTTTTACCATGCGGTTGCATTTACGCCTGCGGAATTACTGTCAGCACCAATTGAACAAGTGGAACAAGCACTCAAGGAAAATCCAGAATTATCAATGTTAATGCTGCGAGGTCTGTCTTCGCGCATTTTACAAACAGAGATGATGATTGAAACTCTTGCCCACCGAGATATGGGTTCTAGGTTGGTGAGTTTTTTGTTAATTCTTTGTCGGGATTTTGGCGTTCCTTGTGCAGATGGGATCACTATTGATTTGAAATTATCTCATCAAGCGATCGCAGAGGCAATTGGTTCAACTCGTGTTACCGTTACTAGGCTATTGGGAGATTTGCGTGAGAAAAAGATGATTTCTATCCACAAAAAGAAGATTACTGTGCATAAACCTGTTACCTTAAGTAGACAGTTCACATAAAAACAATTGGAGAAAGGGGAATAGGCGCGTGTTCTATTTTGAAAAATGACACTAATAGCTAGAGGTAAATCTAAAATTGAATAATTTCAGCTATTGCCAATTTCCACTTCTTTCCAGAGAATACTTAAAAGTAGTAGGCTGTATCTGGAAGGATTTCGGTAGCTAAAGATGACCACCGGATACATCCTCATCGCAGCAATTTTGATTCTGGGAGGCGTAATTGCCACCGTGGGCGATCGCATCGGCACACGAGTTGGCAAAGCCCGCCTCTCACTTTTTAAGCTTCGTCCGAAAAACACCGCGGTACTAGTAACAATTTTTACTGGTGGTTTGATTTCAGCATCAACTTTAGGGATTTTATTCGCTGCTGACGAAGGTTTGCGAAAAGGAGTCTTTGAGTTAGAAGATATTCAAACAGACCTCAGACAGAAACGGGAACAGTTAAAAACCGCAGAAACTCAGAAAAGTCAGGTAGAGGGTGAGCTAAACCAAGCAAGAATTGCCCAAGCAAAGGCACAACAGGACTTGCAGGCAATTAATCAATCCTTGCAGGCGGCAAATGCCAAACAAAGGCAAACACAAGCTCAGTTAAACCGCACCATTAGTCAACAAGCCCAAACTCAAACTCAACTCCAACGCACTCAAGGTCAGCTAGGACAAGTTGTAACTCAATACCAAAAAGCCATAGCTGAATTGCAAAGTGTTTATAACCAGAGAAAGGAACTACAGGCGGCAGTTGAACTATTGAAGACAGAACGTCAAAGACTGTATGCGGAAGCGAAAAAAGCCATTGACGAAGCTAAAACAGCAATTGAAAAACGCGATCGCGAACTTGCTAACCGTCAAGAAGCTATAGAAGCGCGCGATCAAAAAATTTCCCAACTGGATCAACTAATTCAAAAACGGAATGTAGAAGTTGCAGCACGAGAGCAAGTGATTGCCAAGCGGGAATCTCGCCTCAAAGAGTTGGAAGCACAACAGGAGCAACTAGAACAGGAAGTTGCAAGGCTG
This portion of the Nostoc sp. GT001 genome encodes:
- the hisB gene encoding imidazoleglycerol-phosphate dehydratase HisB; its protein translation is MQTTNRQVNSNYDRSTQTPRIATVHRTTGETNVQVTINLDGRGTCTAATGIPFLDHMLHQIASHGLIDIDVQAKGDWEIDDHHTNEDVGITLGQAFNQALGDRKGIVRFGNFLAPLDEALVQVALDFSGRPHLSYGLQIPTQRVGTYDTQLVREFFVALVNHSQMTLHIRQLDGINSHHIIEATFKAFARATRQAVEIDPRRAGLIPSSKGVL
- the fabI gene encoding enoyl-ACP reductase FabI; translation: MLNLTGKNALVTGIANNRSIAWGIAQQLHKAGANLGITYLPDERGKMEKKVAELVEPLNPSLFLPCNVQDEDQIKSTFETIREQWGKLDILIHCLAFASKDDLSGDFSQTSRSGFNTALEISTYSLVQLSGAAKPLMTEGGSIVTLTYLGGVRAIPNYNVMGVAKAGLEMSVRYLAAELGPQNIRVNAISAGPIRTLASSAVGGILDMIHHVEEVAPLRRTVTQLEVGNAAAFLCSDLSSGITGQILYVDAGYEIMGM
- the ntcA gene encoding global nitrogen regulator NtcA, giving the protein MIVTQDKALANVFRQMATGAFPPVVETFERNKTIFFPGDPAERVYFLLKGAVKLSRVYEAGEEITVALLRENSVFGVLSLLTGNKSDRFYHAVAFTPAELLSAPIEQVEQALKENPELSMLMLRGLSSRILQTEMMIETLAHRDMGSRLVSFLLILCRDFGVPCADGITIDLKLSHQAIAEAIGSTRVTVTRLLGDLREKKMISIHKKKITVHKPVTLSRQFT
- a CDS encoding DUF3084 domain-containing protein; the encoded protein is MTTGYILIAAILILGGVIATVGDRIGTRVGKARLSLFKLRPKNTAVLVTIFTGGLISASTLGILFAADEGLRKGVFELEDIQTDLRQKREQLKTAETQKSQVEGELNQARIAQAKAQQDLQAINQSLQAANAKQRQTQAQLNRTISQQAQTQTQLQRTQGQLGQVVTQYQKAIAELQSVYNQRKELQAAVELLKTERQRLYAEAKKAIDEAKTAIEKRDRELANRQEAIEARDQKISQLDQLIQKRNVEVAAREQVIAKRESRLKELEAQQEQLEQEVARLEKYYQSYRDLRLGKLALVRGQVLSAAVIRVTQPAAARQAVIQLLQEANRNANLELSEPGANPANVELLRVTQDRVDQLSKQIGDGKEYVVRIFSAGNYVRGEKQIEFFADTAQNQLVFSGGAVLATTTADSKTMTSYQLQQRLEILISASQFRARNAGIVENVQVEGTFLRFVSQLRQYNQLLEIKAIAAEDTYTAGPLRVKLVAIVNGKIIFST